One genomic window of Desulfuromonas sp. AOP6 includes the following:
- the nuoD gene encoding NADH dehydrogenase (quinone) subunit D has product MAMTETMTVNMGPQHPSTHGVLQLILELDGEVVRKATPHIGFLHRGVEKLSEYRTYHQTIPLTDRLDYLAPMSNNLAYVLAVEKLLGITDEIPERAKVVRVLLAELTRIKSHLVWLATHALDIGAMTVFLYCFREREHIMDIYEKISGARMTTNYFRVGGLSADLPDGIVNEISQFIDAMPGHIDTYEGLITGNKIWQKRIKGVGVISAEDAIDVGLSGPALRASGVDWDLRRDDPYCDYEDYDFKVFTSNDCDTWGRYQVRLLEMREACKLVKQAIAKLKPGPVIADLPKVCLPPKQDVVNTIEALIHQFKLISEGFKPEIGEVYQGCENPKGELGFYLVSDGSAHPYRMKIRSPSFINLQALPQMVVGRMIPDVVAIIGTLDIVLGEIDR; this is encoded by the coding sequence ATGGCAATGACCGAAACAATGACCGTGAATATGGGACCCCAGCACCCCTCGACCCACGGTGTACTGCAGTTGATCCTCGAGCTGGACGGGGAGGTGGTAAGAAAAGCAACACCGCATATCGGCTTTCTGCACCGGGGGGTAGAAAAACTCTCCGAGTACCGCACTTATCATCAGACCATTCCTCTGACTGACCGCCTTGACTACCTGGCTCCGATGAGCAACAACCTCGCCTATGTCCTTGCGGTGGAAAAGCTCCTCGGCATCACCGATGAGATTCCTGAGCGAGCCAAGGTTGTCCGTGTCCTGCTGGCCGAGTTGACCCGTATCAAGAGTCACCTGGTCTGGCTGGCGACGCATGCTTTGGATATCGGCGCCATGACGGTCTTCCTCTACTGCTTCCGCGAGCGTGAGCACATCATGGATATCTACGAGAAGATTTCCGGCGCTCGTATGACGACAAATTATTTCCGCGTGGGCGGCCTGTCCGCGGACCTGCCGGATGGCATCGTCAATGAAATAAGTCAATTCATTGATGCAATGCCGGGACACATCGATACCTATGAAGGGCTTATCACCGGCAATAAGATCTGGCAGAAACGCATCAAGGGAGTCGGGGTCATCTCGGCTGAGGACGCCATCGACGTTGGCCTGAGCGGGCCTGCACTGCGGGCATCCGGAGTAGACTGGGACCTGCGGCGCGACGACCCCTATTGTGATTACGAAGATTACGATTTCAAGGTCTTCACCAGCAATGATTGTGACACCTGGGGTCGTTATCAGGTTCGTCTTCTTGAAATGAGAGAGGCCTGCAAGTTGGTCAAGCAGGCCATTGCCAAGCTCAAGCCCGGCCCTGTTATCGCTGACTTGCCGAAAGTCTGCCTGCCGCCCAAGCAGGATGTTGTCAACACCATCGAAGCGCTTATCCATCAGTTCAAGCTCATATCTGAAGGATTCAAGCCGGAGATTGGCGAAGTTTATCAGGGCTGTGAAAACCCGAAGGGGGAACTTGGCTTCTATTTGGTTTCAGATGGATCGGCTCATCCTTATCGAATGAAGATTCGTTCTCCTTCCTTCATCAATCTGCAGGCGTTACCGCAGATGGTCGTGGGCCGCATGATTCCTGATGTCGTCGCCATTATCGGCACGCTTGATATCGTGCTTGGCGAGATCGACCGCTAA
- a CDS encoding NADH-quinone oxidoreductase subunit A produces MLDIYLPILVLIAVALAFALGSVLFSWLIGQKKPSAVKLAPYECGMPLIGTAHERFSIKFYLVAVAFIVFDIEVVFMYPWAVVFKQLGWYGAAVMGVFLFVLVIGFVYDWKKGALEWE; encoded by the coding sequence ATGTTAGACATTTATCTTCCGATACTTGTCCTCATCGCTGTTGCGCTGGCTTTTGCGTTGGGGTCGGTCCTGTTCTCCTGGCTGATCGGCCAGAAAAAGCCGAGTGCCGTCAAGCTGGCCCCCTATGAATGTGGTATGCCCTTGATCGGGACAGCGCACGAGCGCTTTTCGATCAAGTTTTATCTGGTTGCTGTGGCCTTTATCGTTTTTGATATTGAGGTGGTATTTATGTACCCTTGGGCCGTTGTGTTCAAGCAGCTCGGTTGGTATGGTGCCGCAGTTATGGGGGTCTTTCTTTTTGTCCTCGTTATCGGGTTTGTTTATGACTGGAAAAAAGGAGCACTGGAATGGGAGTAG
- a CDS encoding NADH-quinone oxidoreductase subunit B yields MGVEQTLGNNVITTTLDKVVNWSRAKSLWPMTFGLACCAIEMMAAGAARFDLDRMGILFRASPRQSDLIIIAGTVTKKMLPVIQVVYEQMPEPKYVIAMGACACSGGVFDTYSVVQGIDEALPVDVYIPGCPPRPEGLMFGLQKLQEKIMKEQNSFGAAIGVGDRVLEA; encoded by the coding sequence ATGGGAGTAGAGCAGACTCTTGGGAATAATGTCATAACCACAACGCTGGATAAGGTGGTCAACTGGTCCAGGGCCAAGTCTCTGTGGCCAATGACTTTTGGTCTTGCCTGTTGTGCGATTGAGATGATGGCTGCCGGTGCTGCCCGTTTTGACCTTGACCGGATGGGTATTTTGTTTCGTGCATCCCCCCGTCAGTCGGACCTTATTATTATTGCCGGAACGGTGACGAAGAAGATGTTGCCGGTAATTCAGGTCGTCTACGAGCAGATGCCTGAGCCCAAATATGTTATTGCCATGGGCGCATGTGCCTGCTCCGGTGGAGTTTTTGATACCTATAGCGTTGTGCAGGGCATCGATGAAGCTCTTCCGGTCGATGTGTATATTCCTGGGTGCCCGCCCCGTCCTGAGGGCTTGATGTTTGGTCTGCAGAAACTGCAGGAGAAGATCATGAAGGAACAGAATTCCTTTGGTGCCGCTATTGGAGTGGGTGACAGGGTTCTTGAGGCATAG
- a CDS encoding NADH-quinone oxidoreductase subunit C: MSENAAVGKLKAKFASSVLDVAEFRGETTVTVKKEDIVAICSFLKKEVGYNFLTDLCGVDYLGKTPRFMVVYHLYNIGTKERLRLKVPVEESDATVDTVTGVWSTANWHERECWDLMGISFNNHPDLRRILMAEDWEGHPLRKDYPVQGPDRRPYQGRIS; the protein is encoded by the coding sequence ATGAGTGAAAATGCCGCCGTTGGCAAATTGAAAGCCAAGTTCGCCAGTTCAGTTCTGGATGTCGCGGAGTTCAGGGGTGAGACGACTGTGACGGTAAAGAAGGAAGATATCGTCGCCATTTGCTCCTTTCTGAAAAAGGAAGTCGGATACAACTTTCTGACGGATCTTTGCGGTGTCGACTATCTTGGAAAGACTCCTCGCTTCATGGTGGTTTATCATCTTTATAATATTGGCACCAAAGAGCGCTTGCGTCTTAAGGTTCCTGTGGAGGAGAGCGATGCCACGGTTGATACGGTGACCGGAGTCTGGTCGACGGCCAACTGGCATGAAAGGGAATGTTGGGATCTGATGGGGATCTCCTTCAATAACCACCCGGATCTGCGCCGCATTCTCATGGCGGAGGATTGGGAAGGGCACCCGCTGCGCAAGGATTACCCTGTGCAGGGGCCCGACCGTCGTCCCTACCAAGGACGGATTTCCTGA
- the nuoE gene encoding NADH-quinone oxidoreductase subunit NuoE, which produces MSNAAETVQEEEIDLAAANEVIDKYMDMHGALMPVLQDVQEAYGYIPEPCVHLIAERLNVYTSQIYGVLTFYAQFHLEPRGRYIVRVCMGTACHVKGAGRIADTLKERLGIGHAETTEDLKFTAEYVACIGACGMAPVIMVNDGTYGSMTVQKMDEVIAKYKAMD; this is translated from the coding sequence ATGAGCAATGCCGCGGAAACTGTTCAGGAAGAAGAGATCGATCTGGCCGCAGCCAATGAGGTCATCGATAAATATATGGACATGCATGGGGCGCTGATGCCTGTTCTGCAGGATGTGCAAGAGGCCTATGGGTATATTCCGGAGCCTTGTGTTCATCTTATCGCGGAACGTCTTAACGTGTATACAAGTCAGATCTACGGTGTTCTGACTTTTTATGCCCAGTTCCACTTGGAACCTAGAGGCAGATACATCGTCAGGGTTTGCATGGGTACCGCCTGCCATGTAAAAGGCGCTGGCCGCATCGCCGATACCCTCAAGGAGCGTCTGGGGATAGGTCATGCCGAGACCACGGAAGACCTCAAGTTCACTGCTGAATATGTTGCCTGTATTGGGGCCTGTGGTATGGCGCCTGTCATTATGGTCAATGATGGCACCTACGGCAGTATGACGGTTCAAAAGATGGACGAGGTTATTGCCAAGTACAAGGCAATGGACTGA